The nucleotide window AGCGGGCCAGTCTCCATCTCATCACGGACGAACGAGAGGTAGAGTACGCCGACAGCGGCGACGAAGAAGGTGAGTGCGCCGCCGACGACAGGCTCGTTCTGTCCGGCGTAGCCGATCTTCAGCACCACAGTGGTGAGTTCGAGAGACATCTATCCTTTCCCTCCCGAGAGAGCGATACCTTTCATGAAGGTGCGCTGTGCGAGGAGGTAGGCCACCATGACCGGAAGCGCGGCGATGATGACCGCCGCGAGGAGTTGTCCCCATTGGGAACTGTATCGTCCGGTGAGGAGGCCGATACCCACCTGTAGGGGGAACATCGCCGCATCGTTGAGGATGATGAGCGGCCAGAGGAACGAACCCCACACGAAGATAAACGTGAACACGCCAAGCGACGAGAGTGCCGGTTTAGCGAGTGGCAGCATTATCCTCGTGTATATCTGGAAGGTGCTACAGCCGTCCATTCTGGCCGCCTCGATGAGCGAATCAGGTACTCCGAGGAAGAACTGTCGCATCATGAACGTCCCGAACGGGTTAGCGATGTACAGCACCATGATAGCCCAGTAGGTGTTCGACCAGTTGAGCATCGTCATCTCCAAGTAGAGCGGAACGAGCACCACCTGCGGCGGGATGACGAGCGTCCCGATGACGAGCGTGTAGATAATCGACTTCCCTTTGAAGTCGCCCTTCGCCAGCGCGTATCCCGCAAGTGTGTCCAAGAGGAGCGTGAAGAACACGACGCCGACAGCGAGCACGAGGCTGTTGAGAACCCAGCGGTCGAGGGGGTTCTGTAGCCACATGTTCACGTAGTTGATGAGCGTCGGGTCCGTCGGGATGATCTGCGTAATCGTCGTGAAGATTTTATCCTCGGGCTTCAGCGACGTGAGGAACGCCCACACGAACGGGAACACGGCGACTGCGCTCATGAACAGAAGGATCGCGTGTGCGACGACCTTCGCGGCCGTGTCGTACCACGACCCTTCCCGGTCGATAGACGGTCCGTCGTCGTCGAAATCCAAGTTATCGACGTCAGTACTCAACGTCACCACCCCACGTACGCTGCTGCAGGATGCTCAACCCGAACACGATGATGAACAAGACCACTG belongs to Halogeometricum borinquense DSM 11551 and includes:
- a CDS encoding carbohydrate ABC transporter permease, whose translation is MTLSTDVDNLDFDDDGPSIDREGSWYDTAAKVVAHAILLFMSAVAVFPFVWAFLTSLKPEDKIFTTITQIIPTDPTLINYVNMWLQNPLDRWVLNSLVLAVGVVFFTLLLDTLAGYALAKGDFKGKSIIYTLVIGTLVIPPQVVLVPLYLEMTMLNWSNTYWAIMVLYIANPFGTFMMRQFFLGVPDSLIEAARMDGCSTFQIYTRIMLPLAKPALSSLGVFTFIFVWGSFLWPLIILNDAAMFPLQVGIGLLTGRYSSQWGQLLAAVIIAALPVMVAYLLAQRTFMKGIALSGGKG